A stretch of the Arachis stenosperma cultivar V10309 chromosome 6, arast.V10309.gnm1.PFL2, whole genome shotgun sequence genome encodes the following:
- the LOC130936677 gene encoding probable prefoldin subunit 4 — MQQEGGSDTEVTWEDQQNINKFGRLNNRFHELEDEIKIAKETNDNLEDASNELILTDEDVVRFQIGEVFAHVPKDEVENRIENMKEVTSQKLTKLDEEKQSVVAQMAELKKILYGKFKDSINLEED; from the exons ATGCAGCAG GAAGGAGGATCCGACACGGAAGTGACGTGGGAGGACCAGCAGAACATCAATAAGTTCGGAAGATTGAACAATCGCTTTCATGAGCTCGAGGATGAGATCAAAATCGCCAAG GAAACAAATGATAATTTGGAAGATGCGAGCAATGAGTTGATTCTCACAGATGAAGATGTGGTTCGGTTTCAAATAGGTGAGGTCTTTGCACATGTGCCAAAGGATGAAGTCGAGAATAGGATAGAAAACATGAAAGAGGTGACAAGCCAGAAACTGACAAAGCTTGACGAGGAGAAACAATCTGTGGTTGCTCAGATGGCTGAACTGAAGAAGATTTTGTATGGGAAGTTCAAGGACTCGATCAATCTCGAGGAGGATTAG
- the LOC130933427 gene encoding PWWP domain-containing protein 1-like: protein MSDGSEFHAPDSKEENPAVTEPRDGKPDDKCSTAEGANGALSELGSGAQAVTELDDRVSQNAKSEEVAAGSTEDIRVRVSSEEDGVRAGDASTVVRFDDPNHKIGDENESFPSQIYRHNRHVQPESDAKFPGSDSKSLLSEFDEFVAAEGNGRARGGASRDFGFGFEVGDMVWGKVKSHPWWPGHIFNEAFASPTVRRTKREGHVLVAFFGDSSYGWFEPAELIPFDENFAEKSQQTYSRTFIKAVEEAVDEASRRRALGLACRCRNTDNFLPTNVQGYFSVDVPDYEPGGVYSTSQIRKARNSFKPSDTLAFVKQLALAPCDGEQESIGFSKNKATVFAYRKAVFEQYDETYAQAFGVQPLRPSHSQSNKTDQSGRQPPRAPLSGPMVIAEALGGGKTTGKSVKVKDTSKKDRYLFKRRDDSSNSPQLAYTEETPDVAGRYVLQKRAPALPPVPHNLEKREGTGLFSHDGAIVTSDAKEAVISQAQTDGVSLASQIISSDPKSHLDKMKGSSEGVAHNFEQENISSKSMGRSGDMVLPSTVDEKSQNCHLGSQIPVEVKHDGNVELLGQSEDHKQKEKGLPTLADGGNGTHQVKSENNVSLTAGAKHLEVGKAKKLKGHKRPADDLKTSAIGEKKKKKKKDVNLKPTSGYLEKHSTSGKSVPIVTKREDFQEQMQIGDSTNNLPPIDTTGDSFELPQLLGDLQALALDPFHGAERKIPAAVRQFFLRFRSLVYQKSLILSPPAENEAPEARASKSSLSAGASVSPDDHVRASPPVKPVKQIVRSDDPTKSGRKRGPSDRQEEIAAKRLKKIKHLKTLAAEKGVASQKTSETRREVKESIPQAPAKVAKSDFARKVERAAKAVEPTILVMKFPPQTSLPSVAELKARFARFGPMDQSGFRVFWKSSTCRVVFLHKADAQAAYKYSVANQSLFGNVGVRCFLREYGDSAPEVSEAAKARGDDGADEIPRVKDPSVVHRPASISSQAQQQPLPQPVIQLKSCLKKPTGEESGQVSGNGGSSKGNPRVKFMLGGEESSRGEQLVTSNRNNINNASFADGAGPTMDFNSKKVSSQPPLLPTPPATTQFMKTPQHNLNNSELAKDPRNTSNFINNTAPAPATTVDISQQMISLLTRCSDVVTNVTGLLGYVPYHPL from the exons ATGAGCGACGGTTCCGAATTTCACGCACCTGATTCCAAGGAAGAGAATCCTGCTGTTACGGAGCCTCGCGACGGGAAACCCGATGACAAGTGTTCCACCGCCGAGGGAGCTAACGGTGCTCTGTCGGAGCTCGGTTCGGGAGCTCAGGCGGTGACTGAGCTCGATGATAGGGTTTCGCAGAATGCCAAATCTGAGGAAGTAGCGGCTGGTTCGACCGAAGatattagggttagggtttcttCGGAGGAAGATGGCGTACGCGCAGGTGACGCATCAACCGTTGTTCGATTTGATGATCCAAATCATAAAATTGGTGACGAAAATGAATCGTTTCCCAGTCAAATATATAGGCATAATCGTCAtgttcagcctgaatcagacgCAAAGTTTCCTGGTTCAGATAGCAAGTCTCTTCTATCGGAATTCGATGAGTTCGTAGCTGCCGAGGGAAATGGCAGAGCAAGAGGTGGAGCCTCCAGGGATTTTGGGTTTGGTTTTGAAGTTGGTGACATGGTTTGGGGAAAGGTGAAATCTCACCCATGGTGGCCTGGGCACATATTCAATGAAGCATTTGCATCCCCCACAGTTCGTCGAACCAAGAGGGAAGGCCATGTGCTGGTGGCTTTCTTCGGGGATAGCAGTTATGGGTGGTTTGAACCCGCCGAACTTATCCCATTTGATGAAAATTTCGCAGAGAAATCGCAGCAGACATATTCTAGAACATTCATTAAGGCTGTGGAAGAGGCCGTCGATGAAGCGAGTAGAAGACGTGCTCTTGGTTTGGCTTGTAGGTGTAGGAACACTGATAATTTTCTCCCCACGAATGTTCAAGGGTACTTTTCTGTTGACGTGCCTGATTATGAGCCAGGAGGGGTGTATTCCACTAGTCAGATTAGGAAGGCAAGGAATAGTTTCAAGCCTAGCGACACTCTGGCTTTCGTGAAGCAGTTGGCCCTGGCTCCTTGTGATGGTGAGCAAGAGAGCATTGGCTTCTCTAAGAACAAGGCTACGGTTTTTGCTTATCGGAAGGCAGTGTTTGAACAATATGATGAGACTTATGCTCAGGCTTTTGGAGTGCAGCCATTGCGCCCTTCTCATTCTCAGAGTAATAAAACTGATCAGTCCGGGAGGCAGCCTCCTAGAG CTCCTTTAAGTGGTCCAATGGTGATAGCAGAAGCTCTGGGTGGTGGGAAGACCACTGGCAAATCTGTAAAAGTTAAGGACACTTCTAAAAAGGATAGGTACCTTTTTAAGCGGCGGGATGATTCAAGTAACTCTCCGCAGTTGGCATACACTGAAGAAACACCTGATGTAGCCGGTCGTTATGTGTTGCAGAAAAGGGCTCCAGCTTTGCCTCCCGTGCCTCATAATTTAGAGAAGCGAGAAGGCACAGGATTGTTTAGCCATGATGGTGCAATTGTAACTTCAGATGCCAAAGAAGCTGTGATAAGTCAGGCCCAAACAGATGGGGTTTCTCTTGCATCCCAAATCATTTCATCAGATCCAAAGTCTCATCTTGACAAGATGAAGGGATCTTCTGAAGGAGTGGCACACAACTTTGAACAAGAAAATATTTCGAGTAAAAGCATGGGTAGGTCGGGAGACATGGTATTGCCAAGCACAGTTGATGAAAAATCTCAGAATTGTCATCTGGGGAGCCAAATTCCTGTTGAGGTCAAACATGATGGGAATGTAGAACTGTTGGGACAAAGTGAAGATCATAAGCAAAAAGAGAAAGGTCTTCCGACTCTTGCAGATGGAGGAAATGGTACACATCAAGTTAAAAGTGAAAATAACGTGAGTTTGACAGCTGGAGCAAAGCATCTCGAAGTTGGTAAAGCAAAGAAGCTGAAAGGTCATAAGCGACCTGCTGATGACTTGAAGACCTCTGCTATTggggagaaaaagaagaaaaagaaaaaggatgtCAACTTAAAACCTACATCAGGATACTTGGAGAAGCATTCTACTTCTGGAAAATCTGTCCCAATTGTGACTAAGAGAGAGGATTTTCAGGAACAGATGCAGATAGGTGATAGTACCAACAATTTGCCCCCCATAGATACCACAGGAGATAGTTTCGAATTGCCACAACTTTTGGGTGATTTGCAAGCTcttgctttggatccttttcacgGTGCCGAAAGAAAGATCCCTGCGGCTGTTCGACAGTTCTTTTTGCGGTTCAGGTCTCTTGTTTACCAGAAAAGCTTGATTTTATCACCACCAGCAGAGAATGAAGCTCCTGAAGCTCGTGCTTCTAAGTCTTCTTTGAGTGCTGGGGCATCTGTCAGCCCTGACGATCATGTCAGAGCCTCACCACCTGTAAAACCTGTAAAACAAATTGTTCGGTCTGATGATCCTACAAAATCTGGGCGGAAAAGGGGCCCCTCTGATCGTCAGGAGGAAATTGCTGCAAAGAGGTTGAAGAAAATCAAACATTTAAAGACACTAGCTGCAGAGAAGGGAGTGGCCAGTCAGAAAACTTCAGAAACCCGACGAGAAGTAAAAGAATCCATACCCCAGGCTCCAGCCAAGGTAGCGAAATCAGATTTTGCCAGAAAAGTGGAGCGTGCTGCTAAGGCAGTCGAGCCCACCATACTGGTGATGAAGTTTCCTCCACAAACATCTCTTCCGTCTGTTGCAGAGTTGAAGGCAAGGTTTGCCCGCTTTGGCCCAATGGATCAATCAGGTTTCCGTGTATTTTGGAAGTCCTCAACATGCCGTGTTGTATTTCTGCATAAGGCTGATGCTCAAGCTGCCTATAAATATTCTGTGGCAAACCAATCGTTATTTGGAAATGTGGGTGTGAGGTGCTTTCTCCGGGAATATGGGGATTCTGCTCCTGAAGTCTCTGAAGCTGCGAAAGCTAGGGGAGACGATGGTGCCGATGAAATACCTCGGGTCAAGGATCCATCAGTGGTTCATCGTCCAGCATCAATATCATCTCAGGCACAGCAGCAACCTCTTCCACAGCCAGTAATCCAGCTCAAGTCCTGCCTGAAGAAACCAACTGGAGAGGAGTCAGGGCAGGTATCCGGTAATGGAGGTAGTAGTAAAGGAAACCCACGTGTAAAATTCATGTTAGGTGGGGAGGAAAGTAGTAGGGGAGAGCAATTAGTGACAAGTAATAGAAACAACATCAACAATGCTAGTTTTGCTGATGGTGCTGGACCAACCATGGATTTTAATAGTAAAAAGGTCTCGTCTCAACCACCTCTATTGCCCACTCCCCCTGCTACTACTCAGTTTATGAAAACCCCCCAACATAATTTGAATAATTCTGAATTGGCAAAGGACCCCAGAAATACTTCCAATTTTATAAACAACACCGCACCGGCACCTGCTACAACAGTTGATATATCGCAGCAGATGATTAGCCTCTTGACGAGGTGCAGCGATGTTGTGACTAACGTGACCGGTTTATTAGGCTATGTGCCTTACCATCCTCTTTGA